A DNA window from Ostrea edulis chromosome 5, xbOstEdul1.1, whole genome shotgun sequence contains the following coding sequences:
- the LOC125651196 gene encoding circumsporozoite protein-like, with product MFRAVFLLTLLACALADSDNGCYGGDCYTTYGGCTGHGCNYGITHRGIGGVSSTMISTGGGPGSFLFGFGGPTSAASGSAAAGPGGAASASSFAAGGIFGGSAASSAAATGGNGFFSGAPNYFGDDFGINGFQSFQNFGSGGSATASAAAAGGSAAAAASAAAGNAAAAAAAGRAASAASATS from the coding sequence ATGTTTCGTGCAGTATTCCTTCTCACTCTCCTGGCTTGTGCCTTAGCCGACTCTGATAACGGATGTTATGGAGGTGACTGTTACACTACTTATGGGGGATGCACTGGCCATGGTTGCAATTACGGAATCACCCATCGTGGAATCGGAGGCGTAAGCAGTACTATGATTTCAACAGGTGGTGGTCCTGGAAGCTTTTTATTCGGATTTGGAGGACCAACATCTGCCGCATCTGGATCAGCAGCGGCTGGACCAGGTGGGGCTGCCTCAGCAAGTTCTTTCGCTGCCGGTGGAATTTTCGGTGGATCTGCTGCATCTTCTGCTGCTGCCACCGGAGGAAACGGTTTCTTTTCTGGAGCCCCGAACTATTTTGGCGACGATTTCGGTATCAATGGATTTCAAAGCTTCCAAAACTTCGGAAGCGGAGGTAGTGCCACAGCTAGTGCTGCAGCTGCTGGTGGATCAGCTGCTGCAGCTGCTTCCGCGGCAGCTGGTAACGCAGCAGCAGCCGCTGCAGCTGGTAGAGCAGCCTCTGCAGCTTCTGCAACCTCA
- the LOC130046465 gene encoding uncharacterized protein LOC130046465 produces the protein MFRAVFLLTLLACALADSDNGCYGGDCYTTYGGCTGHGCNYGITHRGNGGVSSTMISTGGGPGSSFFGFGGPASAASGSAAAGPSGAASASSAAGGIFGGSAASSAAAAGGAGFFSGAPNNFGDDFGINGFQSFQNFGSGGSAAASAAAAGGSAAAAAAAAAGRAASAASAASGSRPSFGFPGGFPGGFPGGFPGGFPGGFPGGFPGGFPGGFPGGFPGGFPGGFPGGFPGGFPGGFPTFPRFPTFPRRFPTFPGPYSRRVYPSIYRPKSHKRKVY, from the exons ATGTTTCGTGCAGTATTCCTTCTCACTCTCCTGGCTTGTGCCTTAGCCGACTCTGATAACGGATGTTATGGAGGTGACTGTTACACTACTTATGGGGGATGCACTGGCCATGGTTGCAATTACGGAATCACCCATCGTGGAAACGGAGGCGTAAGCAGTACCATGATTTCAACAGGTGGTGGTCCTGGAAGCTCTTTCTTCGGATTTGGAGGACCGGCATCTGCCGCATCTGGATCAGCAGCGGCTGGACCAAGTGGGGCTGCCTCAGCAAGTTCTGCTGCCGGTGGAATTTTCGGTGGATCTGCTGCTTCTTCCGCTGCTGCCGCCGGTGGAGCCGGTTTCTTTTCTGGAGCCCCCAACAATTTTGGCGATGATTTCGGTATCAATGGATTTCAAAGCTTCCAAAACTTCGGAAGCGGAGGTAGTGCCGCAGCTAGTGCTGCAGCTGCTGGTGGATCAGCTGCTGCAGCTGCTGCCGCTGCAGCTGGTAGAGCAGCATCTGCAGCTTCTGCAGCCTCAGGATCAAGACCTTCTTTTGGATTCCCTGGAGGATTTCCAGGAGGATTCCCTGGAGGTTTCCCAGGAGGATTCCCTGGAGGTTTCCCAGGAGGATTCCCTGGAGGTTTCCCAGGAGGATTCCCTGGAGGTTTTCCAGGAGGATTCCCTGGAGGTTTCCCTGGAGGTTTCCCTGGAGGATTCCCTGGAGGATTCCCAACATTCCCAAGATTTCCAACATTCCCAAGAAGATTCCCAACATTCCCAGGTCCCTATAGTCGCCGTGTCTATCCATCTATCTACAGACCCAAGAGTCACAAACGAAAG gTATATTAA